The segment TCTCCGGTGAGAAAAACATAGGAAACGTGAGTCTGAATTAACTCGATCTCGCCTTGAACCGGATGATCATAAATTTCGGGATTGAGCAGCGCTTCAACGATCGGGGGAAGAGTTGTCGTCGTCATACAATTACATCTACACAGAAGGACAAGAATTCGAGAGACATGAAAAAAGCCAGGGATCTCTCCCTAGCTTTATATACATCACATTTATCAGCAAGCCGCAAAGCCTAGCCTTTTTGAGCAAAAAAGCTGATGTGATACAACGAACCCTTCCAAGGATGGGTCTGAACTTCACGCATCACGGTCTTGCCATTCCAGGACAATTCTGGAATATTCACTTCTACAACAGATTTATTCGGCGCAGCATCCCGAACTAGGAAGCCCGCAGCCTTAGCATCGACGACTAAGTGAATCGACTCAGCACCATTGTGGCCATACAAAGTAGCAGGAATTTTGCCATCGCGGCGCAGCGCATTCGGCTTAGTTCCTTCAGGACGT is part of the Leptolyngbya boryana PCC 6306 genome and harbors:
- the rplY gene encoding 50S ribosomal protein L25; translation: MPFSIEAQKRPEGTKPNALRRDGKIPATLYGHNGAESIHLVVDAKAAGFLVRDAAPNKSVVEVNIPELSWNGKTVMREVQTHPWKGSLYHISFFAQKG